A genomic region of Deltaproteobacteria bacterium contains the following coding sequences:
- a CDS encoding cobalamin B12-binding domain-containing protein, with protein sequence MERKIRILVGKPGLDGHDRGAKVVARALRDAGYEVVYTGLHQTPEMIVSTAIQEDVDAISISILSGAHNYIFPEVVQQLKDKGITDMCIFGGGIIPEEDVLELKKQGVAEIFTPGTPLTGILDWVSKNVKARELL encoded by the coding sequence ATGGAACGCAAAATCAGAATTCTAGTCGGTAAACCTGGCCTGGATGGCCACGATCGGGGGGCTAAAGTAGTGGCCCGGGCCTTGCGCGATGCGGGTTACGAAGTAGTTTATACGGGTCTGCATCAGACTCCTGAAATGATTGTCAGCACGGCCATTCAGGAAGATGTGGATGCCATCAGCATTTCCATTCTTTCCGGCGCGCACAATTATATTTTTCCGGAAGTCGTCCAGCAGCTGAAGGATAAGGGGATCACCGACATGTGTATTTTTGGGGGTGGAATTATTCCCGAGGAAGATGTGCTGGAGTTGAAAAAGCAGGGAGTGGCTGAAATTTTTACACCGGGCACACCGCTGACAGGTATTTTAGATTGGGTTTCAAAAAACGTGAAGGCGAGGGAGTTACTTTAA